In Deltaproteobacteria bacterium, the following proteins share a genomic window:
- a CDS encoding outer membrane beta-barrel protein produces the protein MKKIAVLAVAVAVAGLLAGTPVQAEESGMLEITGNVTTVTGWQRARAGRYIDATAGVLADGLAVPAALGTEQFGFFLDQLEVDYAKSFGENIRLRGDLDFMPITAAGAATAGRVATGTGTGDFIIEQTYVAANIPVGNGAELLVGRFNSGIGLDPVDRGELSTVSFSSIHRLLLPHNVTGARLGYDFSDQFRWETFVVNNLGDNAPARGAVAGGNSTIPSFGFNATYSYGDEGNPSWTKLSGAAGPEHMVTRSNAHWSFLGDLAVRHAVNDAFTLGVEGAYRQDNAIAGDNNQYIAGTLQGTYAFSDVWDGTLRYGYTWDLDGGTGAATAAATGISANGWFGPGLDNAGTGGLANGGVRHDLALATGYAIADGARFGLEGRFDLTNPSAVADGTAGQNLGLAGTFAYNF, from the coding sequence ATGAAGAAAATCGCAGTACTCGCAGTTGCTGTGGCGGTTGCGGGCCTGCTCGCCGGGACGCCGGTTCAAGCTGAGGAGAGTGGTATGCTTGAAATTACCGGTAACGTCACAACGGTGACAGGTTGGCAACGCGCCAGGGCAGGTAGATATATTGACGCCACAGCAGGCGTCCTGGCCGATGGGTTGGCCGTACCGGCTGCCCTTGGGACAGAACAGTTTGGTTTCTTTCTCGACCAGCTAGAGGTCGATTATGCCAAGAGCTTTGGAGAAAACATCCGGCTCCGTGGTGATCTCGACTTTATGCCAATTACTGCAGCTGGTGCCGCAACGGCAGGCCGAGTGGCTACAGGCACAGGGACCGGTGATTTCATCATCGAGCAGACCTATGTCGCAGCCAATATCCCGGTTGGGAATGGCGCAGAGCTGCTCGTCGGTCGTTTTAATTCAGGGATCGGTCTCGATCCAGTTGATCGTGGTGAGCTTTCAACTGTTTCTTTCTCGTCGATCCATCGCTTGCTCCTGCCGCATAACGTGACAGGTGCCCGCTTGGGTTACGACTTTAGTGATCAGTTCCGTTGGGAGACCTTTGTCGTCAACAACCTCGGTGATAATGCCCCAGCTCGAGGGGCTGTCGCCGGTGGAAATTCGACAATTCCCTCATTCGGATTCAATGCTACCTACAGCTACGGTGACGAGGGGAATCCGAGCTGGACGAAGCTCTCCGGCGCCGCAGGTCCGGAGCATATGGTTACCCGGAGCAATGCACACTGGTCCTTCCTGGGTGACCTTGCTGTTCGTCATGCCGTCAATGACGCCTTCACACTTGGTGTTGAAGGGGCCTACCGCCAGGACAACGCAATTGCTGGTGACAATAACCAGTATATTGCGGGAACCCTGCAGGGAACCTACGCCTTTAGCGATGTCTGGGATGGAACCCTCCGTTACGGCTACACCTGGGATCTCGATGGTGGCACAGGGGCTGCAACCGCGGCAGCAACCGGGATCTCGGCAAACGGCTGGTTTGGTCCTGGTCTCGACAACGCCGGAACCGGTGGCTTGGCCAACGGTGGCGTGCGACATGACCTGGCACTCGCAACTGGTTATGCGATTGCTGATGGCGCGCGTTTTGGATTGGAAGGTCGTTTTGACCTGACCAACCCTTCCGCCGTTGCTGATGGTACCGCTGGCCAGAATCTTGGCCTTGCGGGTACCTTTGCCTACAACTTCTAA
- a CDS encoding RidA family protein encodes MTPEDRLKEMNIILPEVAAVGHYLPAVKTGNLLFVSGQLPKLEGKVAFQGRVGKDLNLETARRAAKACATNILAVLKQELGNLDRIKKIVRLNGYINSYPGFHEQAKVMDGASELFVDLFGESGRHSRVAVGVVELPLGAAVEIDAIVQFV; translated from the coding sequence ATGACACCCGAAGATCGCCTGAAAGAGATGAATATCATCCTCCCCGAGGTTGCTGCGGTCGGACACTACCTCCCCGCCGTAAAAACAGGAAATCTCCTGTTCGTCTCCGGTCAACTTCCAAAGTTGGAAGGAAAAGTCGCCTTCCAGGGACGTGTTGGCAAGGATCTCAACCTGGAAACAGCACGGCGGGCCGCGAAGGCCTGTGCAACAAACATCCTGGCGGTTTTGAAACAAGAGCTGGGCAACCTGGACCGTATCAAAAAGATTGTTCGTTTAAACGGCTACATCAATTCCTACCCTGGATTTCATGAGCAGGCCAAGGTGATGGATGGAGCAAGCGAACTGTTTGTCGATCTTTTTGGAGAGTCCGGACGGCACAGCCGGGTCGCCGTTGGAGTTGTAGAACTCCCGTTGGGGGCCGCCGTGGAGATTGACGCGATCGTTCAGTTTGTTTAG
- a CDS encoding leucyl aminopeptidase, with translation MDFSFQKEKEIKTDLLVVGCWKEKKLSGLAARLDPKITPGLGQVLTREGFEFKAGSAKLIHTNLQEVGASNLLVFGLGEKSKADAQLIRRLGAAAVRWGNEVKAKKVSVEFLSLPQKMATLPFSELVVEGSHWGSYAFDQYKSEENCSKKTVERIEVLTQETPVLRHGLAVGSLVGEATNFARDLANTPSSDMTPRRMVYEAKKVARHPQITVEILDRKACEKLGMGAFLAVAKGSVEPPYLIHLVYRPKGRPRGRIAIVGKGITFDSGGLSIKTAQGMETMKFDMSGSAAMVAVLRSLPGLQIPLEVHGIAAMTENMPSGGADKPGDIARTIIGRSIEILNTDAEGRLTLADAIPYAIRQKPDFVIDIATLTGACVVGLGDRCAGIMGNDQKLIGQLVASGKLMGEMLWQLPLVEEYKEDLKSQVADVKNVGNRYGGAITAGLFLEQFVKPETPWAHIDIAGPAWAEKGTDLVPKGGTGFMVPTLLHFLLHLKRS, from the coding sequence ATGGATTTCTCATTTCAGAAAGAGAAAGAAATCAAAACGGATCTTCTTGTCGTTGGTTGCTGGAAGGAAAAAAAACTTTCAGGTCTGGCAGCCCGGCTCGATCCAAAAATTACTCCAGGGCTTGGTCAGGTTTTGACGCGTGAGGGATTTGAGTTCAAGGCAGGATCGGCAAAATTGATCCATACGAATCTACAAGAGGTTGGGGCCTCCAACTTGCTGGTTTTTGGTCTTGGTGAAAAATCGAAAGCCGATGCTCAGTTGATCCGGCGGTTGGGAGCTGCCGCTGTTCGCTGGGGCAATGAGGTTAAGGCTAAAAAAGTTTCCGTGGAATTTCTCTCTCTTCCGCAGAAGATGGCGACTCTCCCCTTTAGTGAACTCGTGGTCGAAGGAAGTCATTGGGGGAGCTATGCCTTCGATCAGTACAAATCAGAGGAGAACTGTTCCAAGAAGACAGTGGAGAGGATTGAAGTTTTGACACAAGAGACGCCGGTGCTCCGACATGGACTGGCTGTCGGGTCCCTTGTGGGTGAGGCGACTAATTTTGCTCGTGATCTGGCAAACACGCCCTCGTCCGACATGACTCCCCGGCGGATGGTCTATGAGGCAAAGAAGGTGGCCCGCCATCCCCAAATAACTGTTGAGATCCTCGATCGAAAGGCGTGCGAGAAACTCGGTATGGGGGCGTTTCTGGCGGTTGCCAAGGGGAGTGTTGAGCCTCCCTATCTGATTCATCTTGTCTATCGCCCCAAGGGGAGGCCTCGTGGTCGTATTGCCATCGTAGGAAAGGGGATCACCTTTGATAGCGGTGGTCTGTCGATTAAAACGGCGCAGGGGATGGAGACGATGAAATTTGACATGAGCGGTTCTGCCGCCATGGTTGCTGTCTTGAGATCTCTTCCAGGGCTGCAGATCCCCCTGGAGGTTCATGGAATTGCTGCCATGACAGAAAATATGCCGTCCGGTGGTGCCGACAAACCAGGAGATATTGCACGAACCATTATTGGCAGGTCGATTGAAATCCTCAATACGGATGCGGAAGGTCGTTTGACGTTGGCGGACGCAATTCCTTACGCCATCCGTCAGAAACCGGACTTTGTTATTGATATCGCGACACTCACGGGTGCCTGCGTTGTAGGACTTGGAGATCGATGTGCCGGTATTATGGGGAATGATCAAAAACTGATTGGTCAGTTGGTTGCCTCTGGCAAGTTGATGGGGGAAATGCTCTGGCAACTTCCACTGGTTGAGGAATACAAGGAGGATCTGAAGAGTCAGGTTGCGGATGTCAAGAATGTTGGCAATCGGTACGGCGGGGCGATTACAGCGGGTCTTTTTCTTGAACAATTTGTGAAACCGGAAACCCCGTGGGCTCATATTGATATCGCGGGTCCTGCCTGGGCTGAAAAGGGAACCGACCTCGTTCCAAAAGGAGGAACGGGATTTATGGTGCCGACACTTCTCCATTTTCTGCTTCATCTCAAGAGGTCTTGA
- a CDS encoding vitamin B12-dependent ribonucleotide reductase — protein sequence MKAAIKRKEVVIPGLTMERRFTKEGLSPYDMVEWEKRSSVIKEPDGRVVFEMHNLEIPKSWSQLATDIVAQKYFRKAGVPKEGHETSVRQVIYRIAHTLRTAGEEGGYFTSEREATIFEDELTYLLLTQRGAFNSPVWFNCGLHHEYKIEGSGGNWYWDHQLHQLKETKDAYANPQCSACFIQAVDDDLMSIFDLAKSEARLFKYGSGTGTNFSKIRGKQERLSGGGTSSGLMSFLEVLDKGAGATKSGGTTRRAAKMVCLDMDHPEILDFINWKVREERKAGILIQQGGFTSDFNGEAYHTVSGQNSNNSVRVSDEFMNAVLQGGKWSTRFRTTGESCQTFEAGYMMKQISEAAWSCADPGVQYDTTINDWHTCSNIDRINASNPCSEYMFLDNSACNLASLNLMKFVDEKGDFLTEDYRHAVRVFITAMEIIVGFASYPVKQIAQNSIDYRPLGIGYANLGTLLMTSGIAYDSPKGRAIAAALTAIMTGHAYRVSSEIAAVVGPFAGFKKNREPMLRVMNKHREAAYKIDARQCPSLLLKAAQEDWDEAIRLGEIHGYRNAQASVLAPTGTIGLLMDCDTTGVEPEFSLIKWKKLAGGGHFKIINQSVPLALTHLGYASEDVEKIQKHILEKGTIEGTPVLKESDLSVFDCANKCGEGVRFIDPMGHVKMMAAVQPFISGAISKTVNLPNEVTVEDIKNIYIEGWKLGLKAIALYRDGSKHSQPLNTGTAEKETGSGSPSSSTTTVDESDCRGVRCELPVKRRGFTVESSVRGHKIFLRTGEYEDGKLGEIFIDMYKEGAAYRSLINCFAIAISIGLQYGVPLEKFVNAFTFTRFEPQGPTDHTNIKFCTSILDFIFRVLGMEYLGRTDFVHLKPATLDEGTKQVAAGSVGAAAVSDFPVESKVNTSPSEMGKELGDLMGDAPPCDLCGHITVRNGTCYKCINCGNSMGCS from the coding sequence ATGAAAGCCGCGATTAAACGGAAGGAAGTTGTAATTCCGGGTCTCACAATGGAGAGGAGATTTACGAAGGAAGGTCTCTCTCCCTACGACATGGTGGAGTGGGAAAAGCGGTCCTCTGTTATCAAGGAGCCTGACGGGCGTGTTGTTTTCGAGATGCATAACCTGGAAATCCCGAAATCCTGGTCCCAACTAGCAACGGATATCGTTGCGCAAAAATATTTTCGAAAGGCGGGTGTTCCAAAAGAAGGTCATGAAACTTCCGTCAGGCAGGTTATCTACCGTATCGCACATACCCTCCGAACTGCTGGGGAGGAGGGGGGCTATTTTACGAGCGAGAGGGAGGCGACCATTTTTGAAGATGAGTTGACCTACCTTCTTCTGACTCAGAGAGGGGCCTTTAATTCGCCCGTCTGGTTTAATTGTGGATTGCATCACGAATACAAAATCGAAGGAAGCGGTGGTAATTGGTATTGGGATCATCAGTTGCATCAATTAAAAGAGACAAAAGATGCCTATGCCAATCCACAGTGCTCCGCTTGTTTCATCCAGGCGGTTGACGATGATCTGATGAGCATTTTTGACCTGGCCAAATCAGAGGCGCGACTTTTCAAGTACGGATCGGGGACTGGAACCAATTTTTCAAAGATCCGTGGTAAACAGGAAAGACTTTCGGGCGGTGGCACCTCTTCTGGTCTGATGAGTTTTCTGGAGGTTCTGGATAAGGGGGCCGGGGCAACAAAATCAGGAGGAACAACCCGGCGGGCCGCCAAAATGGTCTGTCTTGATATGGACCATCCGGAGATTCTTGACTTTATCAACTGGAAGGTACGGGAGGAGCGGAAGGCAGGGATCCTGATCCAGCAAGGTGGTTTCACGTCCGATTTTAACGGGGAGGCGTATCACACCGTTTCTGGACAAAACTCCAACAACTCTGTCCGGGTTAGCGATGAGTTCATGAATGCCGTTCTGCAGGGAGGTAAATGGAGTACCCGTTTTAGAACGACAGGAGAGTCCTGCCAGACCTTCGAAGCTGGTTACATGATGAAACAGATATCTGAGGCGGCCTGGTCCTGTGCCGATCCGGGCGTCCAGTATGATACGACCATTAATGATTGGCATACCTGTTCCAATATTGATCGTATTAATGCCTCCAATCCCTGTTCCGAATATATGTTCCTGGATAACAGCGCCTGTAACCTTGCCTCACTCAATTTGATGAAGTTTGTGGATGAAAAAGGGGATTTCCTCACTGAAGATTATCGGCATGCCGTCCGTGTTTTCATCACGGCAATGGAGATTATCGTTGGATTTGCCTCTTACCCGGTAAAACAGATTGCACAGAACAGCATCGATTATCGCCCTTTGGGGATTGGCTATGCCAATTTGGGGACCCTGCTGATGACCAGTGGTATCGCATACGACAGTCCAAAGGGGCGCGCGATTGCCGCTGCCTTGACGGCAATCATGACCGGTCATGCCTACCGTGTTTCCAGTGAAATCGCGGCGGTTGTTGGTCCTTTCGCGGGATTCAAAAAGAATCGTGAACCGATGCTTCGTGTCATGAACAAGCACCGAGAGGCGGCCTATAAAATTGATGCCCGGCAGTGTCCTTCGCTACTCTTAAAGGCGGCTCAGGAGGATTGGGATGAGGCGATCCGTCTGGGAGAGATTCATGGCTATCGGAACGCGCAGGCGTCTGTTTTGGCACCGACCGGCACCATTGGTCTCTTGATGGATTGTGATACGACCGGAGTTGAACCTGAGTTTTCGTTAATCAAGTGGAAGAAGCTGGCTGGTGGTGGTCACTTTAAGATCATCAATCAGTCTGTTCCGCTCGCCTTGACACACTTGGGTTATGCCTCTGAGGATGTCGAGAAGATCCAGAAACATATCCTTGAAAAAGGGACAATCGAGGGAACACCTGTCCTTAAAGAATCCGATCTTTCAGTCTTCGATTGTGCCAACAAGTGCGGTGAAGGGGTCCGATTTATCGACCCGATGGGGCATGTCAAGATGATGGCGGCGGTGCAACCGTTTATTTCAGGCGCGATTTCAAAGACGGTTAACCTCCCAAACGAAGTGACTGTGGAGGATATTAAAAATATTTACATTGAGGGGTGGAAGCTGGGCCTTAAGGCGATCGCTCTTTATCGGGATGGATCTAAACACTCCCAGCCTCTCAATACGGGGACTGCAGAGAAGGAGACCGGTTCCGGCTCTCCATCAAGCTCCACAACGACGGTTGATGAGTCGGATTGTCGTGGGGTTCGTTGTGAGTTACCGGTAAAACGAAGAGGTTTCACCGTTGAATCATCCGTTCGTGGACACAAGATTTTCCTTCGGACTGGAGAGTATGAGGATGGAAAGTTGGGAGAGATCTTTATCGATATGTACAAGGAGGGAGCGGCCTATCGCAGTTTGATCAACTGTTTTGCCATCGCCATTTCGATTGGGCTCCAATACGGCGTCCCGCTCGAAAAATTTGTCAATGCCTTTACCTTCACACGTTTTGAACCGCAGGGGCCAACGGATCATACCAATATCAAGTTTTGCACCTCCATCCTGGACTTTATTTTCCGGGTTCTTGGGATGGAATATCTTGGCAGAACCGATTTTGTTCACCTGAAGCCGGCTACCTTGGACGAGGGGACAAAACAGGTTGCTGCCGGTTCGGTTGGGGCCGCAGCCGTTTCGGACTTCCCGGTTGAATCAAAGGTAAACACAAGCCCCTCGGAAATGGGTAAGGAGTTGGGGGATCTGATGGGGGATGCCCCGCCTTGTGATCTCTGTGGTCATATAACTGTCCGGAACGGGACATGCTATAAGTGCATTAATTGCGGAAATTCAATGGGCTGTAGTTAA
- a CDS encoding dTMP kinase produces the protein MKRGLFITFEGGEGSGKTTQIRKIARWLKKERYLVLMTREPGGTKFADWIRKIVLDKKNKGIDPLIELFLYEVARCDHIIRRIVPYLRKGGIVLCDRFTDATVAYQGYGRRLPLPLVKRLNQFVCQKTSPDKTFLFRLPLEVGMKRMRSRRGRMNRLDRESRNFHKRVERGYLALACKEKGRFQFVDASQSPQEVFRSLQGELRWILP, from the coding sequence ATGAAAAGAGGCCTGTTCATCACCTTTGAGGGGGGCGAGGGATCGGGGAAAACGACGCAAATTAGGAAAATCGCCAGATGGCTTAAAAAAGAACGGTATCTTGTTCTGATGACTCGTGAGCCTGGAGGGACCAAGTTTGCCGATTGGATCCGAAAAATCGTTCTCGACAAGAAGAACAAAGGGATCGATCCTTTAATTGAGCTATTTTTATATGAAGTGGCCAGGTGCGATCATATAATTCGTCGGATTGTGCCCTACTTAAGGAAGGGAGGGATTGTTTTGTGCGACCGGTTTACCGATGCAACAGTTGCTTATCAGGGCTACGGAAGGCGACTTCCACTTCCACTTGTGAAGCGCTTGAACCAGTTTGTTTGTCAAAAAACAAGTCCCGACAAAACCTTTCTCTTTCGTCTGCCACTTGAGGTTGGAATGAAAAGAATGAGATCACGAAGGGGGAGAATGAATCGTTTGGATCGGGAATCCAGAAATTTTCACAAACGGGTAGAGAGGGGGTATCTTGCCCTTGCCTGCAAGGAAAAAGGAAGGTTCCAGTTTGTCGATGCCAGTCAATCCCCACAAGAGGTTTTCCGGTCTCTTCAAGGTGAATTAAGATGGATTCTTCCATGA